Below is a genomic region from Pseudomonas berkeleyensis.
TCGCCGACCCGCTGACGCAATGCCGGGAACAGCAACTGGCCGTCGCACAGGTAGGCGTACAAACGCTCATCGAAGGTGCCGGCGGCTACCGCCCGGGACAGGTCGATACTGCTCGCCGCCACCAGGCGCACGTCCACGGGCAGCGCCTGGCTGGCGCCAACGCGATAGACCTCGCGGGTTTCCAGTGCACTGAGCAGCTTGCTCTGCAGTGGCCGCGAGAGGTCGGCGATCTCGTCCAGATAGAGCGTGCCGCCATTGGCCGAACCGAACCAGCCGGCACGACTGCTACCGGATCCGACATGGGCGCCGGCCGCGTGGCCGAACAATTCCGCCTCGCCCCACTGCGGACTGATCGCCGCGCAACTAACCGCCACGAACAACCCACCGCGCTCGCTGTGACGATGGATATAACGCGCCAGCAACTCCTTGCCCGTACCGGTCTCACCGAGGATCAGCAACGGCAGGCCATTGCCCGCCAGCACCTCGGCACGCTCGCGCAACTGGCGCGAACGCTCGTCGACGAAGACCAGCGCCTTGGCCCGGATGCTCAGCGGACTCTTGTCCGAGTCGGCAAAAGTCAGCGGCGCTGGAAAGTGTTGTGAAAAGTCCATGACGTCCAGCTCCATAGCCGCTGCTCTTCAACACGCAGCCTGCTCACGAATAAAACATTGCCTGGAGCAATTTTTAAGTTGCCCCACAACGGCCCGAAGGGTGGCCGCCATGGATGGCGGCCATAAAAAAGAGCGGGTGGCTGCCTGGCCCGATCCCGCCCTGGAAATAGTCGGCGCTGTAAAAGCCGGATCAGGCGCGCAACCGCGCCTGCTGTTCTATCCGCCCTTGCAGGCGATAGAGGTAACCGAAGCCCTGCTCCCAATAACGGTGCCCGGACTTGACGTTGATATGCCCGGCACCGGTCAGAATCGCCGCTTCGCTGCCCCAGGCACGTGCCAGCTCCATGGCACGCAGGGCACTGGCGGCGGAATCGTTATC
It encodes:
- a CDS encoding sigma 54-interacting transcriptional regulator; amino-acid sequence: MDFSQHFPAPLTFADSDKSPLSIRAKALVFVDERSRQLRERAEVLAGNGLPLLILGETGTGKELLARYIHRHSERGGLFVAVSCAAISPQWGEAELFGHAAGAHVGSGSSRAGWFGSANGGTLYLDEIADLSRPLQSKLLSALETREVYRVGASQALPVDVRLVAASSIDLSRAVAAGTFDERLYAYLCDGQLLFPALRQRVGDILPLAEYFLGIHALRLGLAIPSISAAAQAVLEAHRWPGNTRELENVIHFALLLAGESEIEPEHLELPGVA